The DNA region ACATGTATAATTCGACCTTGGCTGTTTTCGTAAAATAAAAGATCGCCCTCCTCTTGCTGGCCAAAAAACAAATCCAAACCTTGTTGACATTGCAAATCCGCATCTCGGGGTAAATTAATCCCCATGAATCTATAAACTAATTGACTTAATCCAGAACAATCTATACCAAAACCGGTTCTCCCTCCCCACAAATAAGGGGAACCATCCAATTGTTCAGCAATACAATCAATGGCATCTGCAATTTGTAAAACTTCAGCATATTGACCAGAGGAAATTTTATACCTACTGTCATCGACAAGCGAACCAATTGGAATTTTAATCTGATGATTCAGTGACCCTTGTACGGTAGCTAAAAAACTAGTAATAATTTTAGATTTAATCAATACCTCGGATTCTACAAAAATATCCATGCGATTTTCTATCCAACCTTTATACCCATCTGAATTCGACAAAATAAAAATCCATTCTTCCTGTTGCTGGATTACAGAAAAACATTCCCCAAATAACAACTGACTAATTAATTCAGACTTATGAGAAGGCTCCTTTCGTATATTGACCAACGGAATGGTTATTTTTCTTAACATTTTGGATCTGTAATGGTACTATAATTAATATTATCTTGCAACTTGATTTAATTTTAAGCAAATGCTAAAATATTCATTTTTTCTGTTTTTCTGTCTATGTGCAGAGTTAATAACCTGTCAGGAAGTAAATTTTTCTCAATTCAACACAATTGCACCCTATTACAATCCGGCTTTTACCTCTGCGTTTACTGGAAATTACCGGGTAAGTGCACTTCACAGAAATCAATGGATCGGCTTTAGTGACCAGCCTATTTCCAGCTTTTGTATCTTGGGAGATATTAAATTTGATTTTGGCATTCAAAATTTTAAATCAGATTATTTTGGAGCTACAGTTTATTTTATAACAGACCGCGCGCAACAATTTGATTGGAACAACAATGAAGTTTCAATTTTACTTGCTTATCATAAACTGCTTGACAAATCGAATTCACAATATATTTCACTAGGCATCGGAGTAGGAATTACACAACGTTCTATTAACTATGACAATTTATATTTTGAAGATCAATTTGATGGTCTAAATAAATACAATGGCAGTACTTCCGAACTTTTACCACCAAATATTTTTTCCAAACCCAGTATAAAAATTGGATTACAACATCAAGTTCGTTTAAAATCAAAATTAAAACTACAATCTGGACTTGCCATTCATCACATTTTTAGACCAGATGTTTCCTTCTATAAAGATTTTGATAATATCGATTATACAGGTAGCAATTCCTTAAAGTCAGATATTAAAATTACAGGAATTGTAAATGCAAATTATAAAGTAAATACTTTCACAGATTTAATTCCCAAACTATTTATCAGCACACAAGGTCCTCATTTTTTAACAAACTTAGGCATGAGTATACGCAGGTCGTTTTACAATTTAAATCAAACGGCCATTCATGCCG from Saprospiraceae bacterium includes:
- a CDS encoding C40 family peptidase: MLRKITIPLVNIRKEPSHKSELISQLLFGECFSVIQQQEEWIFILSNSDGYKGWIENRMDIFVESEVLIKSKIITSFLATVQGSLNHQIKIPIGSLVDDSRYKISSGQYAEVLQIADAIDCIAEQLDGSPYLWGGRTGFGIDCSGLSQLVYRFMGINLPRDADLQCQQGLDLFFGQQEEGDLLFYENSQGRIIHVAIVMNKERAIHASGFVRVDRYDEKGIYNETLKKYTHKFAFAKKIIEPG
- a CDS encoding PorP/SprF family type IX secretion system membrane protein, which encodes MLKYSFFLFFCLCAELITCQEVNFSQFNTIAPYYNPAFTSAFTGNYRVSALHRNQWIGFSDQPISSFCILGDIKFDFGIQNFKSDYFGATVYFITDRAQQFDWNNNEVSILLAYHKLLDKSNSQYISLGIGVGITQRSINYDNLYFEDQFDGLNKYNGSTSELLPPNIFSKPSIKIGLQHQVRLKSKLKLQSGLAIHHIFRPDVSFYKDFDNIDYTGSNSLKSDIKITGIVNANYKVNTFTDLIPKLFISTQGPHFLTNLGMSIRRSFYNLNQTAIHAGMNTRLIKNLGGFSPSDLGFLVGFEIKSFIIGMHYDFGIRDVAKYASPTHSIEVSLSLIGNYDNEGFICPTF